Proteins co-encoded in one Gossypium arboreum isolate Shixiya-1 chromosome 11, ASM2569848v2, whole genome shotgun sequence genomic window:
- the LOC108459367 gene encoding protein transport protein Sec61 subunit beta-like gives MATGTAPPRGSAAAAASLRRRRTTSGGGASGGAAGTMLQFYTDDAPGLKISPNVVLVMSIGFIAFVAVLHIMGKFVRRD, from the coding sequence ATGGCAACGGGAACAGCTCCACCAAGAGGAAGTGCAGCAGCAGCAGCAAGCCTGCGCAGGAGGAGAACAACAAGCGGTGGGGGTGCCTCGGGAGGGGCTGCTGGTACTATGCTTCAGTTCTACACCGATGATGCTCCAGGACTCAAGATCTCTCCAAATGTGGTGCTTGTAATGAGCATTGGTTTCATTGCTTTTGTTGCAGTTCTCCATATCATGGGCAAGTTTGTTCGTAGGGACTAG